The genomic DNA ACCCCGATATTTTTGTAGATTATAATATACCTTGGAACTTGAACTTATCATATACATTTAATTATAATAATAATCCACTTGCAATAGGTGAGCAGCAAACAAAAATACAACCTACTTTAATGCTTAGCGGTGATATAAAACTCACCCCGAAATGGAAAGTAGGATTTAGCACCGGTTATGATTTTAGTTTGAAACAAATTACATTTACCAATATCAATATATACCGCGACCTCCATTGCTGGGATATGGGCTTCGATTGGGTTCCTACAGGAGTTTATAGACGCTATATGTTCACCATCAAAGCAAAGTCGGCATTGCTGCAAGATTTGAAATTGAATAAGAGGAGAGAGTGGTTTGATAGGTAGGAGAAAGGAGTAAGGAATAAGGAATAAGGGCTCCGCCGCGGCGGACGGCGTCAGCTCCTTACTCCTTATCCCTAGTTCCTTTAACATCAACTAAATATTTCACTATAATACTCACCGACGCATCGGGAATCGGAGCACCGAAATTCTTCACCATTTTATCTACTATTTTCTTCCAAGTTTTCTCAGGAAAGTTAGGTTGCATTTCTATATATTTTGAAGAGTGACAAGTGAGACAATATCTTTGAAATGCTTTCATGCCCACAGCTTGCGGTATATATGGCTCAATGGCCGATAATTCTTTGGCGGGTTCTTCTATTTTTGGGTTTTCTATCATAGGTTTTTTGCCCTCGCCGCACGATGAACTATATATACTAAATATACTTACAAATAAAATTATGTATTGATGTTTTAGCCACTCTATTCGCCGCGGCGAATCCCTGAGAGGAGACTTACTAGTACTATATTTTTTAAATTGTGTTAATGACATTTACTCCACTGTAATAGTTAAAGTTTCTATTTCGTTTCGCATATAACCACTGCGGTTCCACTGATGTGCTGGTTGTGTTTCTCCTAGGCTGTTCGTGGCTTTCACACGTATTATATATTTGCCGGCTGCATTTGGTTTCCAATTATATTTCCATCTTCGCCATGCATATTTTCCCAGCTCTGTATTTAGATTTGTGGCATGCCAAGTTTTGCCATTGTCCATAGATATTTCTACCTTGCTAATTCCATCACCCCCATCAAAAGCCAATCCTTCCAATTCGCAATTTTCATTTGCTTTTATTATAGTGTTTGGTTCTGGATTTACAAATATAGAACGCACATCCATTTTGCTAATCGGTACCAAATCTTTGGCAAGGTTATCATGTTTTTCGTCTCCATTTTTTACACCTTTGGGCACAAGATAAGCCTTCTGCATCCAATATCCTTTAAACGTATCATTATATACTTTTATTTCATTTAGCATGCCTACCCAGTAAGTTGCATACCATCCGGGAACCACTAGTTTCAGCGGATAACCATTTAATAAAGGCAAAGGTTTATCATTCATTTCATAAGCCACCATCACCTCGCCATCTATGGCATGGTCAAATTTTAATGACTTCACAAAATCAGGAACAGATTCTAAGGGTGGTTCATCCAGTCCATTAAATGATACTTCAATCGCACCATTTTTTACACCTGCCATATATAATATATCTTTTAGTTTCACACCCGTCCATTTTGCATTTCCCATCGCACCATTTTTCCATTGTCCGCCTGGCACTTGTGGGTCGAAATGGCTACGGGCATTGCCAGCACAGGCCGCAAGAGCTATAATAGTATAAGTTTTAAATTTTGTTTTTAAATCGTGCAGGGATAATGATATACTATGATTCACATGTCCCCCAACTTTTAATCTGAACTCATTTGTATCCACACGCGATGGCATATTTGCTAAATGCCAACGTACAAAGAATACATTATTGGGTGTATAATCGTATTTAAAATACCACAAAGGAGTTTCCAAATTTGCTGGCCTGTCCGTCAACAGTATCATATCATCTTTGCCAGGTGCTTTCACCATGATGTCCTTCTGCTCAGTCTTTGTTTCAGTTTCTTCCTTTGTAGCATTACTATTGCAAGCTATCATACATAGCAGAAATATTATATAATGTATAGAGAGAATTTTCATCGGAAACTTGATGCAATTAAAGTAATGTGTATTGTATATGCAAGTATTTTTTTATTTTGGGCGTGCCGCCGAAGCGGCGTCGGGCTTTACGCTACAAGTTCTCGTGCCGCAAAACCTGCACTGCGGTCTGTCGGCGGCAGGTTCGCTGCTATCCCTCACTCGGCTTTGTATATAACCGTCATGCCGAGTGCTCCGATTACTTGCAAACAAAGAAATAATTCCCTAATATTGTTCACTCAATTATATATACACTCATGAAATCAATAAAATATCTACTGTTAATAACCACCGCATCACTATTGTTTTTTGTAAGCTGCAAAAATGATAAACCAAAGGAAATCCCAGAAAAAGAAGTAGTGGTGGTGAAATCAAACTTGCTAGA from Bacteroidota bacterium includes the following:
- a CDS encoding molybdopterin-dependent oxidoreductase — protein: MKILSIHYIIFLLCMIACNSNATKEETETKTEQKDIMVKAPGKDDMILLTDRPANLETPLWYFKYDYTPNNVFFVRWHLANMPSRVDTNEFRLKVGGHVNHSISLSLHDLKTKFKTYTIIALAACAGNARSHFDPQVPGGQWKNGAMGNAKWTGVKLKDILYMAGVKNGAIEVSFNGLDEPPLESVPDFVKSLKFDHAIDGEVMVAYEMNDKPLPLLNGYPLKLVVPGWYATYWVGMLNEIKVYNDTFKGYWMQKAYLVPKGVKNGDEKHDNLAKDLVPISKMDVRSIFVNPEPNTIIKANENCELEGLAFDGGDGISKVEISMDNGKTWHATNLNTELGKYAWRRWKYNWKPNAAGKYIIRVKATNSLGETQPAHQWNRSGYMRNEIETLTITVE